A part of Vigna radiata var. radiata cultivar VC1973A chromosome 11, Vradiata_ver6, whole genome shotgun sequence genomic DNA contains:
- the LOC106777147 gene encoding cyclin-dependent kinase inhibitor 7: MLAQVGVRTRAPAALAMEPDTSARPTPKRKTITHTNQDPPKSSKSPKTTLRCLSPTSAEIPASCCSNNGSTSLDEDMIKLLDLEVESARVETSTFNGAAHIEGKEMNRSSKLLENSEETESVEMISCRASSRARTMPTESELEEFFVTAEKDIQKRFQDKYNYDVVKDMPLEGRYEWVELKP, from the exons ATGCTTGCTCAGGTCGGTGTCAGGACACGCGCTCCAGCCGCATTAGCCATGGAACCTGACACTTCAGCTCGACCAACTCCCAAGAGAAAGACCATCACCCACACCAACCAAGACCCACCTAAATCCTCCAAGTCTCCCAAAACCACTTTACGCTGCCTCAGCCCTACCTCAGCTGAAATTCCTGCCTCTTGCTGCTCCAACAATGGATCCACCAGCCTTGATGAGGACATGATCAAACTCTTAGATCTGGAG GTGGAGAGCGCGCGAGTTGAAACGTCGACGTTCAATGGTGCTGCACATATTGAAGG GAAAGAGATGAATCGTTCCAGCAAACTTCTCGAAAATTCGGAGGAGACAGAGTCAGTGGAGATGATTTCTTGTCGTGCCTCGTCAAGGGCTCGAACCATGCCAACCGAGTCGGAGCTGGAAGAATTTTTCGTTACGGCCGAGAAAGACATTCAGAAACGATTTCAAGATAA GTACAATTATGACGTTGTTAAGGATATGCCGCTGGAAGGACGTTATGAGTGGGTTGAGTTGAAACCATGA
- the LOC106777891 gene encoding methionine aminopeptidase 1D, chloroplastic/mitochondrial yields MTSGVSPQLQMRLKSSFVGDRFLRSSRNQPLPQLFRFNPGSNHVSMQLSRTLSGLTNLFFNRRSVDEVPNSKRKRLRPGKVSPRRQVPKNIPRPPYVNSMIPAGLVSGPQVHDKKGIECMRASGRLAAQVLQYAGTLVKPGITTDEIDEAVHQMIVDNGAYPSPLGYGSFPKSVCTSVNECICHGIPDSRPLEDGDIINIDVTVYLNGYHGDTSATFYCGSVDDEAKKLVQITKECLDKAISICAPGVEFKTIGKTIHDHADKYRYGVVREFVGHGVGRVFHADPVVLHFRNNESGRMVLNQTFTIEPMLTIGSINPVKWNDDWTIVTADGSLSAQFEHTILITPDGAEIMTQC; encoded by the exons ATGACGAGCGGCGTGTCACCGCAACTGCAAATGAGGTTGAAATCCTCTTTCGTCGGAGATCGATTCTTACGGAGTTCAAGGAACCAACCACTTCCTCAACTATTCCGTTTCAACCCTG GAAGCAACCATGTTTCGATGCAGTTATCTCGGACGCTTTCTGGCCTGACCAATCTCTTTTTTAATAGAAG AAGTGTGGATGAAGTGCCTAACAGCAAGCGTAAACGACTGAGGCCTGGAAAAGTTTCTCCACGGCGACAGGTGCCGAAGAATATACCGAGGCCTCCTTATGTGAATTCTATGATTCCTGCTGGGCTTGTGAGTGGACCTCAAGTGCATGACAAGAAAGGAATAGAATGCATGAGAGCTTCTGGAAGGCTTGCAGCTCAGGTTCTTCAATATGCTGGCACCCTAGTCAAG CCAGGCATAACAACAGATGAAATTGACGAAGCAGTTCACCAAATGATAGTTGACAATGGTGCATACCCATCTCCTCTTGGCTATGGTAGTTTTCCAAAGAGTGTCTGCACATCTGTAAATGAATGCATCTGTCATGGAATACCAGATTCCCGCCCCCTTGAG GATGGTGATATAATCAACATCGATGTCACTGTTTATCTAAAT GGCTATCATGGGGACACATCAGCAACTTTCTATTGTGGAAGTGTTGATGATGAGGCTAAGAAACTAGTTCAG ATAACTAAAGAATGCTTAGATAAAGCAATATCAATATGTGCACCGGGAGTGGAATTCAAGACAATTGGCAAGACAATTCA TGACCATGCAGATAAATATCGTTATGGTGTTGTCAGAGAGTTTGTTGGCCATGGAGTTGGACGTGTTTTTCATGCCGATCCAGTTGTTCTTCATTTTA GAAACAATGAAAGTGGACGAATGGTGCTGAATCAAACGTTTACAAttg AACCAATGCTGACTATTGGCAGCATCAATCCTGTGAAGTGGAATGACGACTGGACAATCGTAACGGCCGATGGAAGCCTTTCAGCGCAGTTTGAGCACACCATTCTCATTACCCCTGACGGGGCTGAGATTATGACTCAATGCTGA
- the LOC106777413 gene encoding patatin-like protein 3 codes for MENPSSAETQPPKYDLITVLSIDGGGIRGIIPGVILDYLESQLQEIDGDKDARLADYFDVISGTSTGGLVASMLAAPDPKANNRPLFSAKDIVPFYLQNSPQIFPQTGGIFAPLLNIGKALIGPKYDGKYLHELIRKKLGDTMLHQTLTNVVIPAFDVKKLQPTMFSSFQLETEPALDVRLSDICIATSAAPTYLPAHHFTKEDGEGRVIKEFNLIDGGLAANNPTLVAIREVTKKIIRRPDATPINPLDYDRFLVLSLGTGSNMSEQKYNAKAVSKWGILAWLSNSGSTPIIDCFSEASTDMVDYHNVVVFSALQSEDNYLRIQDNTLKGDLASVDIATKENLDNLVKVGEELLKKAVTRVNLDTGHYEPVPDQGTNAQALKRFAKLLSDARKKKKSNSQDGN; via the exons ATGGAAAATCCATCTTCCGCCGAAACTCAGCCTCCAAAATACGATCTCATTACGGTTCTCAGCATTGACGGTGGCGGAATCCGAGGAATCATTCCCGGAGTTATTCTTGACTACCTTGAGTCTCAACTTCAG GAGATAGATGGTGATAAGGATGCAAGACTTGCAGATTACTTTGATGTAATCTCTGGAACAAGTACAGGGGGTCTCGTTGCTTCCATGTTAGCAGCTCCAGATCCAAAGGCCAATAATCGCCCTTTGTTTTCTGCCAAAGATATAGTGCCATTTTACCTCCAAAATTCTCCACAAATTTTCCCCCAGACAGG TGGAATATTCGCTCCGCTGTTAAACATAGGGAAAGCGTTGATAGGACCAAAGTACGATGGGAAGTATCTACATGAGCTGATAAGAAAGAAATTAGGGGACACAATGTTGCACCAAACGCTGACAAACGTTGTTATTCCCGCTTTTGACGTCAAGAAACTTCAACCTACCATGTTTTCATCGTTTCAG TTGGAAACGGAGCCGGCTTTAGATGTACGATTGTCGGATATTTGCATAGCAACTTCGGCTGCTCCGACATATTTGCCAGCTCATCATTTTACAAAAGAAGATGGAGAAGGGAGAGTGATAAAAGAATTCAACCTGATTGATGGTGGTTTGGCTGCTAATAATCCG acTTTGGTTGCAATTAGAGAGGTGACGAAGAAAATCATAAGGAGGCCAGATGCAACACCTATAAACCCTTTGGACTATGATCGTTTTCTTGTTCTGTCATTAGGGACTGGTTCAAACATGAGCGAGCAGAAATACAACGCAAAGGCGGTTTCGAAATGGGGAATTTTAGCTTGGTTGTCGAACTCTGGGTCAACACCCATTATAGATTGTTTCAGCGAAGCAAGCACTGATATGGTTGATTACCACAACGTTGTGGTTTTCAGTGCTCTTCAATCTGAAGACAACTACCTCCGCATTCAA GACAATACATTAAAGGGAGATTTAGCATCTGTTGATATAGCTACTAAAGAGAATTTGGATAATCTGGTGAAAGTGGGAGAGGAGTTATTGAAGAAAGCAGTCACGCGAGTGAATCTTGATACAGGACACTATGAACCAGTTCCAGATCAAGGCACCAACGCCCAAGCCCTCaaaag GTTTGCAAAGTTACTCTCGGatgcaagaaagaagaaaaagtctaACTCACAagatggaaattaa
- the LOC106776482 gene encoding uncharacterized protein LOC106776482 yields the protein MVEDMCLFYKEILVMKPPKRSPMLLRAAVVMFSMVCGVFIFSACLKQISTQARTTFVDFKVIDNHSHGRLKLMNTPHLLHYPKPVSFSRNECAHNPVLFFAILSNQRSGSGWFETLLNSHINVSSNGEIFSVRERRKNVSSILQTLDKVYNLDWFNSASKNECSAATGLKWMLNQGLMEHHKEIAEYFNHRRISVIFLFRRNLLRRMVSMLANSYDRYAKLLNGTHKAHVHSAEEADILSKYKPIINSTSLLDDLKDMEMRSAKALEYFNRTRHMIVYYEDLMRNHTKLRDVQDFLGLPQMELTSRHVKIHRGPLSDHIQNWDDVNKTLKGTIYESFLEADY from the exons ATGGTAGAAGACATGTGTTTGTTCTACAAG GAAATTCTCGTCATGAAGCCTCCAAAGAGATCACCGATGTTGTTAAGGGCAGCAGTTGTGATGTTTTCGATGGTTTGTGGCGTTTTTATCTTCTCTGCATGTCTAAAGCAGATAAGCACACAAGCTAGGACTACATTTGTGGATTTTAAAGTCATTGACAACCATTCTCATGGTAGATTGAAGCTAATGAATACTCCTCACCTACTACATTATCCTAAACCTGTATCCTTTAGCAG GAACGAGTGTGCTCATAATCCTGTACTGTTCTTTGCCATATTGTCCAATCAGAGATCAGGTAGTGGGTGGTTTGAGACCCTTTTAAATAGCCACATCAATGTAAGCTCGAATGGGGAGATATTTTCTgttagagagagaaggaaaaatgTGTCTTCGATTTTGCAGACTTTAGATAAAGTTTACAATTTGGACTGGTTCAATAGTGCTTCGAAGAACGAGTGCTCTGCTGCAACTGGCTTGAAGTGGATGCTTAATCAG GGATTGATGGAACACCATAAGGAAATAGCAGAATATTTCAACCACAGACGTATTTCTGTTATATTTCTTTTCCGGAGGAACTTGCTACGCAGGATGGTATCAATGCTAGCCAATTCATATGATCGTTATGCCAAGCTATTGAATGGAACACACAAGGCTCATGTACACTCTGCAGAAGAG GCGGATATTCTTTCAAAGTACAAGCCTATCATTAATTCGACATCCTTGCTGGATGACTTGAAGGATATGGAGATGAGATCTGCTAAGGCTTTAGAATACTTCAACAGAACTCGGCATATGATTGTGTACTATGAGGATCTTATGAGAAATCACACT AAACTAAGAGATGTTCAAGATTTCTTAGGATTGCCTCAGATGGAGTTAACGAGCCGTCATGTTAAGATACATAGAGGACCATTGTCAGACCACATTCAGAACTGGGATGACGTTAACAAAACGCTGAAAGGAACCATTTATGAGAGTTTTCTTGAAGCTGACTATTAG